GCGCAATGATGATTCCGATGAGAACCCTGTTGTCCGTATCCCTGGCGGCGGCCCTGGCGGGCTGCTCGCTGGCCCCGACCTACGAGCGCCCGGACGCGCCGGTCAGCGCCGCCTATCCGGCCGGCGCGGCCTACAAGCCCGACGCGGTCAACCCCCCCGGCGTGGCCACGGCCGACGTCGGCTGGCGCGACTTCTTCACCGACCCGCTGTTGCAGCGGCTGATCGAGATGTCGCTGGCCAACAACCGCGACCTGCGCGTGGCGGCGCTGAACGTCGAGGCCGCGCGCGCGCAATACCGCATTCAGCGTTCCAACCTGATGCCCAGCGTCGGCCTGGCCGGCAAGGAAACCGCGCAGCGCACGCCGGGCAGCCTGACGCCCAGCGGCGAGGCCACCACCAGCCACAACTACCAGGTGGGCGCCGCGCTGTCGACCTGGGAGCTGGACCTGTTCGGCCGCATCCGCAGCCTGAGCGACAAGGCGCTGGAGTCGTATCTGGCGCTGGACGAGACGCGCACGGCCACGCAGCTGTCGCTGGTCGCCGAAGTCGCCAACGCCTACCTGACGCTGCGCGCCGACCAGGAGCTGCTGGCGCTGACGCGCGACACGCTCAAGAGCCAGCAGGATTCGTTCAAGCTGACGCAGCAGAGCTACGACATCGGCCTGTCGACCGCGCTGGACCTGAGCCAGGCCGAGGTCGGCCTGCGCACCGCCGAACGCAACTTGTCGCAGTACACGCGCCAGGCCGCGCAGGACCGCAATGCGCTGGTGCTGCTGGCGGGCCAGCCGCTGCCTGACGACCTGTCGGCGGCGCTGGACCAGGCCGTGAGGCTGGACGACGGCATGCTGCCCACCGCCTTGCCGGCCGGGCTGCCGTCCGACCTGCTGGCGCGCCGCCCGGACATCCGCGCGGCCGAGCACCAGCTCAAGGGCGCCAACGCCAACATCGGCGCGGCGCGCGCGGCCTTCTTCCCGACCATCAGCCTGACCGGCACGGCGGGCACGGCCAGCTCCAGCCTGGGCGGCCTGTTCGATGGCGGTTCGGGGGCCTGGAGCTTCACGCCGCAGATCACGGTGCCGATCTTCGCCGGCGGCTCGCTGCTGGCCGGACTGGACCTGGCCCATGTGCAGAAGAACGTGCAGATCGCGCAGTACGAAAAGGCGATCCAGTCGGGCTTTCGCGAAGTGGCCGACGCGCTGGCCGGGCGCGGCACGCTGGACGAGCAGATCCAGGCGCAGCGCCTGCTGGTGGACGCCAGCCAGCGCGCCTACGATGTGTCCGACCAGCGCTTCCGCCAGGGTATCGACAACTACCTGAGCGTGCTGGATTCGCAGCGTTCGCTGTACAGCGCCCAGCAGTCTCTGGTGGACACGCGCCGCGCGCGTCTGTCCAACCTGGTGAACCTGTACAAGGCGCTGGGCGGCGGCTGGACCGAGCGCACCGCCTCGGCGGCGGGCGCGGCGCAACCGGCGCAAGCCGCCGGCGGCTGATCCGCGGGCCGGCTGGCGGCTAGGCAGCAAAAGCAACGGGCCGACCCCGCGAGGGGCCGGCCCGTTTTCCTGCGCGCCGGAACTGGCCGGGCAGGGCGCTGCGTCAGGCGCGTTTCTTGGCGATCAGGCCGACCACGAAGAGCACGATGATGGCGCCCACCACCGAGGCGATCCAGCCTGCCGGCTCGCCGTCGTGGTACCAGCCGAGCTGACGGCCGAGGAAGCCGGCGACCACCGAGCCGACGATGCCCAGGATGGTCGTCATGACGATGCCCATGGGCTGGTCCCCGGGCATGACGGCGCGGGCGATCAGGCCGACGATGAACCCGACGATGATCATGATGATGATGCTCATGCGCGTGCTCCTTGCGTAAGGAAAAGGTTGCGATGCGTCCCGATCATACTCACGCGCCGCGTTCATGGGGTGTAACAACACGTATGCGCGGCGCGCCCGCAACATGCTGCATCGCGATGGACGCCGACGGGTCTATGACGTCATGTCTATGAGCTGGCGGATGTCGCGGGTGAGCGCCTCGATGCTGTCGGTTTCCGAGGCCAGCAGCCGCGCGCGGCCCTTGTTGTCGAAAATGTACACGCCTCGGCTGTGCGTCACATCGTAGATCTCGGCGTCGTCGCCGGGCTTGGGCTTTTCGATCTGGTAGGCGACGCGGTAGCGGCGCGCCAGGTCGGCGATCTGCTTTTCGTCGCCGGTCACGCCGATGGCGTTCTTGTTGAACGCGTCCACATAGGCCTGCAGGATGTCGGGTGTATCGCGATGCGGATCCACGCTGACGAACACGATGCGCACGTCGCGCGCCTTGTCGCCCAGGTTCTGCAGCACGGCGGTCAGCTGGGCCATGGTGGTGGGGCAGATGTCCGGGCAGCTGGCGTAGCCGAAGAACAGCAGCACGGTCTTGCCCTTCAGGTCGTCGCTGCTGACGGTCTTGCCGCCCGCGCCGGGCAGCGAGAACTTCAGGTCGGGCAGGTGGCCCTTGACGTCGTAGAGGGTCCAGTTCACGTTCCGGTCGCCGCAGGCGGCGAGCAGGATGAACAGGGTCAGCAGCAGGCCGCGCCAGGCGCGGCCGCAAGTGAGGTGTCTCATGTATCCCAAGGCCGGTCGAGAAAGATAAACCCGTCGATTCTACCCGTATGCCCGGGGGCGGACGCGCCGGGCGCACGCGAACCGCTTGCGCTGGCGCAAGCCCCGCGCGCGGGCGTTTGTGAAGTTTTGTCGGAGCTTTGTCGTGAAAAGCGTTTTCGGGCTTGGCGGCGGCATCGGCCGAACTATATTCAGCCATCGGTCAGGCCGATGACTGCAAGCACACGAGGCTGGACCATGCGCTACCCGTACTATCCATACTTTCCCGTCGTCCTCGACATTCTTCATTCGCGCGCCGCCGAGCAGGTGCTAGACGCGCCTTGCGGCACCGGCTGGCTTGGCGACAACCTGCACGCGACGGCCCGGGGCAGCGTCGAACTGGACGGCGTGGGGCTGTGGGAGTTTCCCGAAGTCGGCGGCGGCTACCGCGAGGTCATCGAGCATGACCTGGAAACACCGCTGTCGCTGAATCGCCAGTACGACGCCGCCGTCTGCTGCGAAGCCATCCACCTGGTGACCAATCCCGGCGTGCTGGTCGAGAGCCTGCGGCGCGCACTGCGGCCGGGCGGCACCGTGGTCATCACCACGCCCAACACCTGGTACTTCCGCTCGCGCCTGCAGTTCCTGCTGCGCGGCTTCCATTCCGGCTTCCGGCCCATGGTGGGCCGCCAGCGCGGGCAGGACTACATCACGTATTTCCCCTGGAGCTATCCGCAGCTGCATCTGCTGCTGTCGCACTACGGCTACGTGGACATCACGCTGCACGAGGTCGACGAGGTCAAGCCCAAGCGGATGCTGGAGCATCTGCTGGCGCTGCCGTCGCGCCTGTATTACCGGCAGCGGATCAAGCGCGCCGAAAGCGAGGAAGCGCGGCAGTTCTGGCGCGAAGCCGCGCGCGACCAGTCGGTGCATGGCCGCTGGCTGGTGGTGTCGGCGCGGCGGTCGGTCGAGGACATGGCGGCCTGACAGGGACGGGCCGCAGGCGCGCATGCCGTGGCGCCGCGCGGCCCGCGCAGTCCCGGCGCACGCAAAGACGGCCCGCGTGCGCGGGCCGTCTTGTCCTGCAACCTGCATCGTCGCGTCAGGCGGCGCTCATGCCGCTGTGGCGCAGCAACGCGTCAATACGCGGCGCGCGGCCACGGAAGGCGGCGAAGGATTCCGCCGCCGGACGCGAACCGCCCACGGCCAGCACTTCGCGGCGGAAGCGCGCGCCGGTCTCCGGGTCCAGCGTGCCCAGCGCCGAGCCGGACGGCTGGCGGGCGGCGGCTTCCTCGAAGGCCTCGTAGGCGTCGGCCGACAGCACCTCGGCCCACTTGTAGCTGTAGTAGCCGGCGCCATAGCCGCCGGCGAACAGGTGCGAGAAGGCATGCGGCAGCCGGTGCCAGGCGGGCGGGAACAGCACCGCGACTTCCTGGCGCACTTCCTGCAGCAGGGCCAGCACCTGGGCGATGGAAATGCCCTGGGCGCGGTCGTGCATCAGCATGTCGAACAGCGCGAACTCGATCTGGCGCACGGTCTGCATGCCGCTCTGGTAGTTGCGCGCCGCGATCATGCGGTCGTAGAGCGCGCGCGGCAGCGTCTCGCCGGTGTCGGCGTGGGCCGACAGCTTCTGCACCACGGCCCATTCCCAGCAGAAGTTCTCCATGAATTGCGAGGGCAGTTCGATGGCGTCCCATTCCACGCTGGAGAAGGCGGCCGCGCCGGGTTCGTCCACTTCCGACAGCAGCGCGTGCAGTGCATGGCCGGTCTCGTGGAACAGCGTGATCACGTCGTCATGCGTCAGCACGGCGGCGCGCTCGCCGTTGGGGCGCGAGAAATTGCAGGTCAGGTAGGCCACCGGCGTCTGCAGGCGTCCGCCGGCCAGGCGGCGGGTGCGTTCGCTGTCGACCCAGGCGCCGCTCTGCTTGCCGGCGCGCGCGTACAGGTCCAGGTACAGATGGCCGATCAGCGCGCCCTCGGGGCTTTCCACGCGCACGCCGCGCACGTCGGCGTGCCAGGACGATACCGGCGTTTCCACCAGGCGCACGTTGAACAGGGTCTCGATGACCTCGTACAGGCCGGCCAGCACGCGCGGCTCGGTGAAGTACTGCTTGACCTCGTCTTCCGAGTAGGCGTAGCGCGATTCGCGCAGGCGCTCGGAGGCATAGGGCACGTCCCAGGGCTGCAGTTCGGCCAGGCCCAGCTCGGCGTCGGCATAGGCGCGCAGCTCGGTCAGGTCGCGCTGCGCGTAGGGCTTGGCGCGCGCGGCCAGGTCGCGCAGGAACTCGGTGACTTCGCGGGCGTCGCGCGCCATGCGGGTCTGCAGGCGCAGCCCGGCGAAGGTGCCCAGGCCCAGCAGGCCGGCTTCCTCGGCGCGCAGCGACAGCAGCTCTTCGATCAGCGGCGAGTTGTCGAACTGCGCGTCACCCTGTTCCGACGCGACGGTGCCATAGCCGCGGTACAGCGCCTCGCGCAGGTCGCGGTCGCGGGCGTACTGCATCACCGGCAGGTAGCAGGGCATTTTCAGCGTCAGCTTCCAGCCCGGCTTGCCGTCTTCCTCGGCGGCGGCGCGGGCGGCGGCCAGCACGTCGGCCGGGATGCCGGCCAGGCGCGCTTCGTCCTCGACGAACAGCGACCAGGCGTCGATGGCGTCCAGCACGTTCTCGGAGAACTTCTGCGAGGCCTGGGCCTCGCGGTCGGAAATGGCGGCGTAGCGCTCGCGGTCGGCGCCCTGCAGCTCGACGCCGCTCAGCCGGAAGTCGCGCAGCGCCATCTCGACGATGCGGCGGCGCACCGGCGTCCAGGCGGCGAAGTCCGGCGCGGCGGCCAGGCGCTGGTATTGCTTGTACAGGCCCTCGTGCAGGCCGACCCAGGTGGAGAATTCGGTGACCAGCGGCAGCGCGGCGTTGTAGGCCTCGCGCAGCTCGGGCGTGTTGACCACGGCGTTCAGGTGGCCCGCCACCGACCAGGCGCGCCACAGCCGCTCGGACGCGGTGTCCAGCGGCTCGGCCACGGCTTCCCAGGTGGCCGGCAGCGACGGGTCGGCGGCGTGCTCGACGGCCTGGCGCGCGATGCCTAGCAGTTCCTCGACGGCGGGCACGATGTGCGCGGGCGTGACGGCCGCGTAGTCGACCAGGTCGGAGACGGGGGCAAGCAGGGGATTCTGGGTCATGGCGGTAGCGGGTGGGAAGGGGTTGCGGGACGCGGCGGATGGCGGCGCGGCATATGCCTAACAGGTAGGGGCGATCGGCCCGAACGCAAGGGCAGGATAGAACATCCTGTGCTGTCGCGCTGGCTGGGGAGAGCCGCCCGCCCGCCGGGCCGCGACGGGCCGGGATAGGGCGGACGGGAGTGGGGCCGGACGGCCCCGGTCGCTCAGGCGGTCAGCCCGGCCGCGCGCTCGGCGGCCTCGACCGTGTTGACCAGCAGCATGGCGATGGTCATGGGGCCCACGCCGCCCGGCACGGGCGTGATGGCGCCGGCCACCTGGCTGGCGGAGGCGAAGTCCACGTCGCCGCACAGCTTGCCGTCGGCGCCGCGATTGATGCCCACGTCGATGACGACGGCGCCCGGCTTGATCATCGAGCCGTCGATCATGCCCGGCTTGCCGGTCGCCACGACCAGCACGTCGGCGCGGCGCGTCTGCGCGGCCAGGTCGCGGGTCTTGGAGTTGCAGATCGTGATGGTGGCGCCCGCCTGCAGCAGCAGCATGGCCATGGGCTTGCCGACGATGTTGCTGGCGCCCACGATGACGGCCTCGGCGCCGCGCAGGGCCACGCCTTCGGATTCCAGCATCTTCATCACGCCGTAGGGCGTGCAGGGGCGGAACAGCGGCTGGCCGGTCATGAGCAGGCCGGCGTTGCTGACGTGGAAACCGTCCACGTCCTTTTCGGCGGCGATGGCCTCGATGACCTTGTGCGCGTCCATGTGCTTGGGCAGCGGCAGCTGCACCAGGATGCCGTGGATGGCCGGATCGCGGTTCAGCGTGTCGATGCGGGCCAGCAGATCGGCCTCGGTCATGTCCGCCGGGTACTGCTCTTTCACGGAATGCAGGCCGGCCTTTTCGCAGGCGGCGACCTTGTTGCGCACATACACCTGGGAGGCGGGATCTTCGCCCACCAGCACCACGGCCAGGCCGGGGCGGGCGCCTTGCGCGGCCAGCGCGGCAACGCGCTGGGCGACTTCTTCGCGGATACGCTGCGAGAGCGCGACGCCGTCAATGATTCTTGCTGTCATGCATGCGCCTCGGGCTTGGCCAGGGCAACCTTCATCAGGTCTGCTACGGTGGTCACTTCAAGTTTTTCCATGATGTTGGCGCGGTGCGCCTCGACGGTCTTGATGCTGATGCCCAGGTCGTCGGCGATCTGCTTGTTCAAGCGGCCGGCGACGATGCGCTCCAGCACCTGCTGCTCGCGCGCGGTCAGGCGCGCCAGCATGGCTTCGTGGTCTTTCTGGGCCTGGTGCTTGCTGACGCGCTGCGTCGCCTGCTCCAGCATGCGCGCCACGATCTCGCGCAGGTCCGATTCGTTGAACGGCTTTTCGAGGAAGTCGACCGCGCCCTTCTTCATGGTGGATACGGCCATGGGCACGT
The Achromobacter sp. AONIH1 DNA segment above includes these coding regions:
- the adeC gene encoding AdeC/AdeK/OprM family multidrug efflux complex outer membrane factor is translated as MMIPMRTLLSVSLAAALAGCSLAPTYERPDAPVSAAYPAGAAYKPDAVNPPGVATADVGWRDFFTDPLLQRLIEMSLANNRDLRVAALNVEAARAQYRIQRSNLMPSVGLAGKETAQRTPGSLTPSGEATTSHNYQVGAALSTWELDLFGRIRSLSDKALESYLALDETRTATQLSLVAEVANAYLTLRADQELLALTRDTLKSQQDSFKLTQQSYDIGLSTALDLSQAEVGLRTAERNLSQYTRQAAQDRNALVLLAGQPLPDDLSAALDQAVRLDDGMLPTALPAGLPSDLLARRPDIRAAEHQLKGANANIGAARAAFFPTISLTGTAGTASSSLGGLFDGGSGAWSFTPQITVPIFAGGSLLAGLDLAHVQKNVQIAQYEKAIQSGFREVADALAGRGTLDEQIQAQRLLVDASQRAYDVSDQRFRQGIDNYLSVLDSQRSLYSAQQSLVDTRRARLSNLVNLYKALGGGWTERTASAAGAAQPAQAAGG
- a CDS encoding GlsB/YeaQ/YmgE family stress response membrane protein, with amino-acid sequence MSIIIMIIVGFIVGLIARAVMPGDQPMGIVMTTILGIVGSVVAGFLGRQLGWYHDGEPAGWIASVVGAIIVLFVVGLIAKKRA
- a CDS encoding SCO family protein, whose product is MRHLTCGRAWRGLLLTLFILLAACGDRNVNWTLYDVKGHLPDLKFSLPGAGGKTVSSDDLKGKTVLLFFGYASCPDICPTTMAQLTAVLQNLGDKARDVRIVFVSVDPHRDTPDILQAYVDAFNKNAIGVTGDEKQIADLARRYRVAYQIEKPKPGDDAEIYDVTHSRGVYIFDNKGRARLLASETDSIEALTRDIRQLIDMTS
- a CDS encoding bifunctional 2-polyprenyl-6-hydroxyphenol methylase/3-demethylubiquinol 3-O-methyltransferase UbiG codes for the protein MTASTRGWTMRYPYYPYFPVVLDILHSRAAEQVLDAPCGTGWLGDNLHATARGSVELDGVGLWEFPEVGGGYREVIEHDLETPLSLNRQYDAAVCCEAIHLVTNPGVLVESLRRALRPGGTVVITTPNTWYFRSRLQFLLRGFHSGFRPMVGRQRGQDYITYFPWSYPQLHLLLSHYGYVDITLHEVDEVKPKRMLEHLLALPSRLYYRQRIKRAESEEARQFWREAARDQSVHGRWLVVSARRSVEDMAA
- a CDS encoding M3 family metallopeptidase; this translates as MTQNPLLAPVSDLVDYAAVTPAHIVPAVEELLGIARQAVEHAADPSLPATWEAVAEPLDTASERLWRAWSVAGHLNAVVNTPELREAYNAALPLVTEFSTWVGLHEGLYKQYQRLAAAPDFAAWTPVRRRIVEMALRDFRLSGVELQGADRERYAAISDREAQASQKFSENVLDAIDAWSLFVEDEARLAGIPADVLAAARAAAEEDGKPGWKLTLKMPCYLPVMQYARDRDLREALYRGYGTVASEQGDAQFDNSPLIEELLSLRAEEAGLLGLGTFAGLRLQTRMARDAREVTEFLRDLAARAKPYAQRDLTELRAYADAELGLAELQPWDVPYASERLRESRYAYSEDEVKQYFTEPRVLAGLYEVIETLFNVRLVETPVSSWHADVRGVRVESPEGALIGHLYLDLYARAGKQSGAWVDSERTRRLAGGRLQTPVAYLTCNFSRPNGERAAVLTHDDVITLFHETGHALHALLSEVDEPGAAAFSSVEWDAIELPSQFMENFCWEWAVVQKLSAHADTGETLPRALYDRMIAARNYQSGMQTVRQIEFALFDMLMHDRAQGISIAQVLALLQEVRQEVAVLFPPAWHRLPHAFSHLFAGGYGAGYYSYKWAEVLSADAYEAFEEAAARQPSGSALGTLDPETGARFRREVLAVGGSRPAAESFAAFRGRAPRIDALLRHSGMSAA
- the folD gene encoding bifunctional methylenetetrahydrofolate dehydrogenase/methenyltetrahydrofolate cyclohydrolase FolD; translation: MTARIIDGVALSQRIREEVAQRVAALAAQGARPGLAVVLVGEDPASQVYVRNKVAACEKAGLHSVKEQYPADMTEADLLARIDTLNRDPAIHGILVQLPLPKHMDAHKVIEAIAAEKDVDGFHVSNAGLLMTGQPLFRPCTPYGVMKMLESEGVALRGAEAVIVGASNIVGKPMAMLLLQAGATITICNSKTRDLAAQTRRADVLVVATGKPGMIDGSMIKPGAVVIDVGINRGADGKLCGDVDFASASQVAGAITPVPGGVGPMTIAMLLVNTVEAAERAAGLTA
- a CDS encoding response regulator transcription factor translates to MNTPHLSSTVFIVDDDEAVRDSLRWLLEANGYRVRAYASGESFLEDYDPAQIGVLIADVRMPGMSGLELQEQLIARNAPLPIVFITGHGDVPMAVSTMKKGAVDFLEKPFNESDLREIVARMLEQATQRVSKHQAQKDHEAMLARLTAREQQVLERIVAGRLNKQIADDLGISIKTVEAHRANIMEKLEVTTVADLMKVALAKPEAHA